From Fusobacterium varium:
GTTACAAGTTCCTCCACAGTATGATCCGATTCCTACTTTATTACAGTAAAGAATTGCATCAGCTATGTTATTTACTCCTCCAAGATCTGGAGTTTTGATTTGAACTACATGTCCAGCTTTTTTATCAGCAAATAATTTAATATCTTCTAAAGTATTGCACCATTCATCAGCAACTAGTTCAACTTCGATTCCTCTAGCATCTACTTCTGCAGTTAAAGCAGCAAGAGCTTCGATTTGTTTATCTCTGTCTTCAACGTCCATAGGTCCTTCTATTCTTAATTTGAATGGTTTTGCAGCTTCTACTAATGTAGCTATGTAGTCAGCCATTTTTTTAGTGTCACAATCAAATGCAGCACCAATAGTTCCATAAACGTCTATGTGAAATATTGGAGAATAGTCAGCATCAGTTCTTTGAGAAATGATTCTGTCTCTTAACCATTTAACATAGTCAAGTAAGATTTCTCCGTGTAATCCTAATTTTTCTTTTACATTGTTAATCAAAGCATGAGGTAAAACGTCAGCTTCTTTGATTATCATTTTATCAGCAGCAACATATCTGTCATCTCCTGATTGAGTAAATATAGGTCTCTTAGTGATTTCTAATCCTGTATTGTAGTCAGCTTTAATAACTTCAGCTAAAGTTACTTTTCTAGCTTTTGCAACACCATCTAATAAAGCTTGAGTGATTCCATATCTTATTGCAGTATGTAATCTTTTTCCATTAACTTCTAATGCATCAAATTCTTCAGCAAGAGATTTGAAATTATCAAGTTCTCTTCCTATTAATTTTGGAGCGATTTCTTTTTCTATTACTGGAATAAAATCTTTTGCTAGGAATAAAGGATCTCTTCCTCCCGCACCTGAGTATTGAACAGCAGCACAATCACCATGAGCAACTTGTCCATCTTCAAGAACTAGTAAAACA
This genomic window contains:
- a CDS encoding methylaspartate ammonia-lyase → MKIVDVVCSAGKTGFYFDDQRAIKAGAGHDGMFYLGTPVTPGFKSIRQAGEAISVLLVLEDGQVAHGDCAAVQYSGAGGRDPLFLAKDFIPVIEKEIAPKLIGRELDNFKSLAEEFDALEVNGKRLHTAIRYGITQALLDGVAKARKVTLAEVIKADYNTGLEITKRPIFTQSGDDRYVAADKMIIKEADVLPHALINNVKEKLGLHGEILLDYVKWLRDRIISQRTDADYSPIFHIDVYGTIGAAFDCDTKKMADYIATLVEAAKPFKLRIEGPMDVEDRDKQIEALAALTAEVDARGIEVELVADEWCNTLEDIKLFADKKAGHVVQIKTPDLGGVNNIADAILYCNKVGIGSYCGGTCNETNRSAEVTTNIGMACGALQVLAKPGMGVDEGYMIVFNEMSRVEALVNRRKK